Genomic DNA from Candidatus Nitronereus thalassa:
GTAATGCCAACTTTAATCATTTCCGACGACCTCACAAGAACCACAAGCAATAGCTAATGCTCAAAGAATATCACAGTCCTATTCGGCAAAATGAAATAACCGCTTCAGCAGTGGAAACTACCAATGAACAGATGCACCTCTGACTCGCCGGCTTTCCCAAGCCACAAAACATATTCTAGGGAAATTAAGTATTTACTTGGTTAAAGGGAGTGAAGGGTGAAAGGTCTCATACAAAAAAGGAATATCAATGAACATTAAAATTGCCATTGTCAACGTACAGGTAATCACAGCAGTCATCAATGCAGGCTCTCGATATAAACCCTCTGGATTTTGAACAGCGCTATTTTCTTTAAAAGCTAAACTCAAGTAGGTTGCCATAACAAAGGCTAGGATGGGAAAGGCCAGAATGAGTTCAAATCGATAGCGAATCAAAAAGCTCCCAAAAAATAACATCGCCGCTGACCCATAAAACATTACCGATACTAAAAGACGAGGTTCGGTATAAAAGGAGAATGACTTTCGATAGGCGGCGGCCCGAACTGGATCGTCAATGTGGCGATATTCTGAAAATCGTTTCATGGCCATAAAATAACATCCAATCATCCAATAGCTAATGAGCAAAGACGCGGGGGGTAAAATATGAGCTCCGGCGATATACCAACCAGCCATCATCCTGAGAGGGTTATTTACCGCTTCAGAAAGGACATCTAAATAGGGAAGGTCCTTGCTTCGCACAGGGGGAATATTGTAGATGCACCCCATTATCCATAACACTAACATCGTCATTGCAAAGGGAAAAGATACCTGTAACGCAATTCCCAAGCCTACGACCATTAAGAAAATCCACTGGACATAAGCCAGTGGGATGCTAACCTTGCCAGATGGGACCGGTCGATTGCATTTTGTAGGATGTAGCCGGTCATTTGGAGCATCAAGGACCTCATTAACTACATAGTTACTTGATGCGACCAAGCATACAGCTAGCAAACCAAAGAACAGTTGAATCGGGAGTCCAGGAGTAGAAAGTAAAGAGGGGTCCAACCCAAGAGCCACCACTATGCCGGGAAACACAAACACATTTTTAAACCAATGGTCGATACGGGCAATCTGAACATGGCCCCAAAATGTAGGTCGTGAAGGCGGTAGCTTCCCACTTTTTTCACGTGTTCCATTTTCACCCTGAGGTTTTACTGGAATGGGCATTTCTGCATGGCTGGTTGGCGCAGAATTCATGATCTATTCTCCTTTGTTCAAAACAAAACCCATGTAGGTTGAGACCATTAGTCCAAAGATTGGATTAATAGGAAATAATTAAATCTCAAGTTTTCTTGGTGATAATTGAGAAGATCAAGCGAGACTTTCTCGTTTTTTAATCGCAGGAAGCAACACTTTACAAATGAAAGAGTATCGCTTAAGAGAAGTGAAGGATTGGTTCACGATGGGCAAAACCCTTCATGACTTCATGAATCGGAAGATTATCTTTTTTACTCATCATTAGTTGACTAGACAAGGAAGCAAGGCATTGACCACGCTTAGTCAAAAGGTCCTCACGAGTTCCTTATTACTATTGAGTGCTAGAATGATTCAACGTGGGCTCGGGCTCGTCAGCACACTTGTCCTCGCTCGGTTGCTAACACCAAATGATTTTGGAATTGTCGCGATTGTTGCACTCACCATTGCGTTATTTGAAATTTTATCCAATACGGGAAGCATTCTCTATCTCACACAAAAACAAGACGTTTCGGATATGGATCTCAACACGGCATGGACTATTGATCTTTTGCTTAAGTCGGCATTGTGGTTACTTTTAATCGGTGCAACACCCTACATCGCTGACTTCTATGACAATCCCACATTGATTGACGCCTTTTTTGTGGTGTCATTTGTCTTGATATTTAAGGCAGGAGCTAACCCTGGCATCATCCTTTATCGAAGAGCCCTGGAATATAAAAAATTATTTTTGCTCACTCTGATTGAAAAAGTAGTGTCGTTTTGTGTGGTGATGATTATTGTTTTTGTCACCCCATCATTCTGGGCGATTATTTGGGGCGATCTGGCGGCAGCCATATCCATGTTGATCGGCTCATATTTACTTCATCCCTTTAGGCCCAGACTCAACCTCAGCCGGTTTCAAGAGCAATGGAGCTTTTCGCAATGGATATTGTTTAAGGGGCTACTTGGGTTTTTCAGATCGCAAATCGATACGATACTAGTTTCGAAATTCTTTAACGCGGGCGATCTTGGAAGATACCACTTAGTAAGAGGCGTAGCCGTCTTGCCGAGTACGGATATTATTTTGCCAGCCGTTCAGCCATTACTTGCAGCATTTTCTCAATCAAAACATAATCTTGCCGCACTTGCATATAAAGTACGCCTAACTCTCCTCATGATTGTCGTCACCATCAGTCCAATTTGTTTTTTTATGTGGAACCATCCCGGCCCGATTGTCGATGTGTTATTGGGTAGTCAATGGCAAAATACTTATACCCTCATGATGTATTTTTCCATATTATTGTTTGCCTTTGTTTTCGAACAGCCTCTAAGCGATTGCTTTATTGCTCTGGGAAAGGTCAAACCACTGTTTTACTATGATTTAATTTCGGTAGTCGGCATCACTGGATTACTTGTGGTTTTTCCTGGGGATACCCTGGAAGAGTTTGCTCTACGTCGAGGTCTACTCGGTCTAGGCTTTACCTCATTATTCTTTATTTACACAGAAAGGATGGTTAATCTATCCTACATTTACACCTTTTCTCTCTTACTTCCTTTGCTTGGGTGCGCATATCTGGCCGAAATGGTGTTAAAACTGTTATCACTCCCGAGCATTGAAAATCCCTTAATATCGTTGTGTTCCCTGACATTACTTTATTTTGTCGCTTACGGCATGTTTTTATTAATATCGTATTACGCTTTTTATCAAAAAACGGAAGAAGGGCGACAAATTAAAGGCCTCATCTTTTCAAATATCAAGACTTTATCGGCCAAAATTCGTTAGGGGGGATTTTTAGATCATTGATTCTTGGCCACTCTCCTACATCATACAGATTCCCCCATTAAATCCACTAAAAAAATGATGACAAAATTCTAAAATTCTTACCAACCTCATTTTCCCTAGGACCCAACGGCACGGCCAATACGATGGTATAAGCCCTGCAATCCAAAGATATATCGATGCTTCAAGAACAGATAGAGCAAGCCCTTTAAGTGGCTAAGAGTAAACAAATTAATTTTTATACCTCTGGCCCGTGAAATTTCTTGGGCATCATGAATCACTGATACCTCTGGGAAGTACTTAATATAGTACCCTGCCTTCCAAATCCTGATAGAGAAATCTACATCTTCAGGAGAATAAAAAATGCGTTCATCCAATAATCCCACCTTCTCCAGAACATCGCGACGAAACATCCAAAAGGCCGAAATGGCATAATCCACCACACGACTTTCGCCAAGTCCTGGCCGTTGGTCCATTTGGTTTTCCATCCTCTTCAACATAAAGAATCGTTTTGCTTTATGTATTAAGGTTGGGAAAGAATCTACACTTATTTGAAAGCGCCCGTCAGGATACGTAAGAGCCGGCACAGCCATGCCACAATAAGGTTCTTGATCCAACCGCTTCATTAAAAATTGAATCGCTTCAACATTGACATACGTATCCGAATCAATAATCAATATGTACTTCCCTCCTGCTCTGGACAACGCAGCATTTCGGGAAACCGTGGTTCCCGTGTTGGTCTCAAAATAAATCCCTTTCACTACCTCGGGAAATTCGGCTTCCAGTTTCCTCAGAATGTCGGCGCTACCATCTGAAGAGCCATTATCGCAGACAAAAATTTCATGTGGCCCTTCACACTGGTCCAGTGCAGTGACAAGTTGACGGATGCAATGCTCTAGGTATCTTTGAGAATTAAATGACAAAATAACGGTTGACAGTTTCATAGATAAAAATTTCCCAAAAAGACACGGACACGAATTCATTAATTCCTAGGCTGTTCGGGTTTCCTAATTTTTCAGATTGAAGACACACTAATTAACTAGACAGTAATTGTTGCAGCCCACGAAATGAGGAAATATTTTCTTCAGAAACGGAGCCTTGGGACGGCCGCTGAAAGGTTCCACCAACCATCATGCATGGCATACCTGCGGCCAATGCACCTTTCCCATCAACCTCTGGACGATCTCCAACATACAACACCTCTTGGGGTGGCAGCCCCCAACATTCACATGCTCGAAGAAAACCCCGTGGGTGTGGCTTAAAGGCATTAATTTCTTTATCTGTGGCACATAACACCAGCTGCACAAATGATTCGAGCTCTAGGGCTTCAAGTTTCTCTTGTGCTGGATAATCAGAAAACACGCCAATTTTTATTCCCCTACGTTGGGCTTCTGTAAAAAATGAGATGGCGCCCATTCGTCGACACCATTTGAGATATTTTAAGGGGCGATGATACATCCATTCCTCAACGATACGCTTCACTTCCTCGGCCTTTACTCCAACCACCTTGGATGCTTGTTGGTATTGTATCTCCTTTAGACACTCCGACGGATTTCCAAGATGGCGAAGTTCTTCCCGAATAGTCCGAAACTGTTTAATGACTTCCAGGACAGAACGAGTTTTGGCCAAGGACCCCATGGTCAATGGCAAAGTGCTCAGCTCAAAGCCCATTAACATACGAAGTGGTGGCTGGTAATAGAGGGTACCGTCCAAATCAAAGAGAATGGCTCGTACTTTTGAAATATCCATGAAGGGTAACCTTCGCCTGCCTGGGCATTCCAGGGCTCAAATCCTAGAGAACTCGAATTTCATCCCGTCCATCTGCAAAAATCTTGGTTTTAAGCACATTCCGTCGAACAAATAAGTGGATCATGAAACACTCCCAACGTACGAAGAGTTTCATGGTACTCCTGAATCATCGCCTGCTGACGAAATCGTTGAACCACAAGACTCCTTCCTGCCTGGCCCATCTGCGATCGTACCTGTGGATCTCTAAGCTGTAACAATGCTTCGGCTAATTGTTTCGACGCGTGGTCAATCTCACTGACGAACCCAGCTTCCTGCCCTTGAAGAATAGCGGGAATCTCTCCCACCGCCGTAGCCACTATAGGGAGACCGACAGACATAGCCTCCAACATGCTCATGGGCATTTGTTCGCGCAAAGACGTGAGGATAAAGACATCCATGGCTCGGAGATAGGCCACAACATTTTCTTGCTGTCCTACGCAGAGAATTCGACCTCGGAACATTGGACGAGTACATGCCTGTTCGATAAGACCCCGATCGGGACCATCACCAATAAACAATAGTTTAAAATTCTGTTCCTGTTCAAGACTGTTCTCAAAAACTTTGAGAAGCAACGAAAGGTTTTTCACGGGATCCAGCCTTCCCACAAATCCGACAACAATATCCTGGGTGGATAAACCTAACATCTGCCTCATCTGTTCGCGCTCAAACCTATCCCCTGAGAAATACTCCGTATTGATCCCATTAGGGATAAAGAGCACTCGTGCAGACGCCAATCCCAATTGATCCTCCATCATCTTTTGAAGATCAGTGGAGACCACGACGAGCCTTGAAGCCAATCGGTAAACTACAAATCGAATGACATTCCGCTTCCAGAGGGTGGAGGTCGCCTCATCAACGTTAAACCCATGTTCACTATGAATGATATGAGGGATGCCCGCCAAGCGACCTAACCAGATAGCGTCAGTCGCACCCCAATTATAAGTCATGAGCACTGTCGGATGAGA
This window encodes:
- a CDS encoding glycosyltransferase, with amino-acid sequence MMSVKILHVVPSFGMGGMEKVLCSVMNSLPDHIDQEILSLTEDRGAEKWIRRKHIRFVNFTKPQENFPFFRSLFQALRQSHPTVLMTYNWGATDAIWLGRLAGIPHIIHSEHGFNVDEATSTLWKRNVIRFVVYRLASRLVVVSTDLQKMMEDQLGLASARVLFIPNGINTEYFSGDRFEREQMRQMLGLSTQDIVVGFVGRLDPVKNLSLLLKVFENSLEQEQNFKLLFIGDGPDRGLIEQACTRPMFRGRILCVGQQENVVAYLRAMDVFILTSLREQMPMSMLEAMSVGLPIVATAVGEIPAILQGQEAGFVSEIDHASKQLAEALLQLRDPQVRSQMGQAGRSLVVQRFRQQAMIQEYHETLRTLGVFHDPLICSTECA
- a CDS encoding UbiA prenyltransferase family protein, with the protein product MNSAPTSHAEMPIPVKPQGENGTREKSGKLPPSRPTFWGHVQIARIDHWFKNVFVFPGIVVALGLDPSLLSTPGLPIQLFFGLLAVCLVASSNYVVNEVLDAPNDRLHPTKCNRPVPSGKVSIPLAYVQWIFLMVVGLGIALQVSFPFAMTMLVLWIMGCIYNIPPVRSKDLPYLDVLSEAVNNPLRMMAGWYIAGAHILPPASLLISYWMIGCYFMAMKRFSEYRHIDDPVRAAAYRKSFSFYTEPRLLVSVMFYGSAAMLFFGSFLIRYRFELILAFPILAFVMATYLSLAFKENSAVQNPEGLYREPALMTAVITCTLTMAILMFIDIPFLYETFHPSLPLTK
- a CDS encoding glycosyltransferase family 2 protein — encoded protein: MKLSTVILSFNSQRYLEHCIRQLVTALDQCEGPHEIFVCDNGSSDGSADILRKLEAEFPEVVKGIYFETNTGTTVSRNAALSRAGGKYILIIDSDTYVNVEAIQFLMKRLDQEPYCGMAVPALTYPDGRFQISVDSFPTLIHKAKRFFMLKRMENQMDQRPGLGESRVVDYAISAFWMFRRDVLEKVGLLDERIFYSPEDVDFSIRIWKAGYYIKYFPEVSVIHDAQEISRARGIKINLFTLSHLKGLLYLFLKHRYIFGLQGLYHRIGRAVGS
- a CDS encoding HAD family hydrolase; this encodes MDISKVRAILFDLDGTLYYQPPLRMLMGFELSTLPLTMGSLAKTRSVLEVIKQFRTIREELRHLGNPSECLKEIQYQQASKVVGVKAEEVKRIVEEWMYHRPLKYLKWCRRMGAISFFTEAQRRGIKIGVFSDYPAQEKLEALELESFVQLVLCATDKEINAFKPHPRGFLRACECWGLPPQEVLYVGDRPEVDGKGALAAGMPCMMVGGTFQRPSQGSVSEENISSFRGLQQLLSS
- a CDS encoding oligosaccharide flippase family protein, giving the protein MTTLSQKVLTSSLLLLSARMIQRGLGLVSTLVLARLLTPNDFGIVAIVALTIALFEILSNTGSILYLTQKQDVSDMDLNTAWTIDLLLKSALWLLLIGATPYIADFYDNPTLIDAFFVVSFVLIFKAGANPGIILYRRALEYKKLFLLTLIEKVVSFCVVMIIVFVTPSFWAIIWGDLAAAISMLIGSYLLHPFRPRLNLSRFQEQWSFSQWILFKGLLGFFRSQIDTILVSKFFNAGDLGRYHLVRGVAVLPSTDIILPAVQPLLAAFSQSKHNLAALAYKVRLTLLMIVVTISPICFFMWNHPGPIVDVLLGSQWQNTYTLMMYFSILLFAFVFEQPLSDCFIALGKVKPLFYYDLISVVGITGLLVVFPGDTLEEFALRRGLLGLGFTSLFFIYTERMVNLSYIYTFSLLLPLLGCAYLAEMVLKLLSLPSIENPLISLCSLTLLYFVAYGMFLLISYYAFYQKTEEGRQIKGLIFSNIKTLSAKIR